From a single Rutidosis leptorrhynchoides isolate AG116_Rl617_1_P2 chromosome 5, CSIRO_AGI_Rlap_v1, whole genome shotgun sequence genomic region:
- the LOC139849199 gene encoding uncharacterized protein produces MDRIVQDGNSWNFSWQWLREPTGRTKDEFEDLKKLVNNFNFSGNSSDTWKCTLHANGVFSTNILTKLLDQKLVPSPLSANETMINKLLPKKINIFIWRAHMQRLPVRVELDKRGIDLDSIRCPICDDDIETVEHLMLKCSFAKNLWDRVFRWWNSTNHLYCSLEECFKGKRDPASNKSSKVWQAIEWVCGYIIWQNRNHAIFQKKNGNGPMTLNEIQVKSFEWLSKRSKIPNFAWHQWLLNPSFYDDQG; encoded by the coding sequence ATGGATAGAATTGTGCAAGATGGAAATTCATGGAATTTTAGTTGGCAATGGCTTCGTGAACCAACAGGGAGGACCAAGGATGAATTTGAAGATCTTAAAAAGCTTGTCAACAATTTCAACTTCAGTGGGAACTCTAGTGATACATGGAAATGTACTTTACATGCAAATGGGGTGTTTTCTACAAATATTCTTACCAAGTTACTAGATCAAAAGCTTGTTCCTTCTCCTTTGTCAGCAAATGAAACCATGATCAACAAGCTGCTACCGAAAAAAATAAATATCTTCATCTGGCGAGCTCATATGCAAAGATTACCGGTCCGAGTTGAATTAGATAAGAGAGGTATTGATCTCGACTCTATACGATGTCCTATTTGTGATGACGACATCGAAACTGTTGAACACTTGATGTTGAAGTGCTCATTTGCAAAAAACTTATGGGATAGAGTTTTTAGATGGTGGAATTCGACTAACCACTTATACTGCAGCTTAGAAGAGTGCTTCAAAGGAAAAAGAGATCCGGCCTCAAATAAATCCTCAAAAGTTTGGCAAGCCATCGAGTGGGTATGTGGTTATATCATTTGGCAAAATAGAAACCATGCCATTTTTCAAAAGAAGAATGGAAATGGTCCTATGACGCTAAATGAAATCCAAGTCAAATCTTTTGAATGGCTCTCAAAACGTTCGAAGATTCCAAATTTTGCATGGCATCAATGGCTTCTAAACCCATCGTTTTATGACGATCAAGGTTGA
- the LOC139847980 gene encoding NDR1/HIN1-like protein 13 produces MTAADHPHNDSDRTQPPPDAVKPPPPTSDVKPLLPEATYVIQIPKDQIYRIPPPENERKIQKLANRKPRRSLCCRCLCYTISASLILLILLAIAAAVVYFVYWPEKVKYSVDNISVSGVNLTSSSPVSPQLTVGIRFENPNDKITLFYAGKGSSVNVYYDDVHLCNGVLPAFEQKANNVTVIQTALKGSDIVLSRDVHARLVKQEKGQNVPLKLNVKAPVKVKIGAVKKWEITVSVSCDMIVDRLTQKSKIMSKNCDYSVKLW; encoded by the coding sequence ATGACAGCAGCTGATCATCCACATAATGATTCCGATCGCACTCAACCGCCTCCTGACGCAGTCAAACCACCGCCACCGACCTCCGATGTAAAGCCGCTACTACCGGAAGCCACGTATGTTATCCAGATTCCTAAAGATCAGATCTACCGCATTCCTCCACCAGAAAACGAACGGAAGATACAAAAACTTGCTAATCGAAAACCTCGCCGGAGTTTGTGCTGTCGCTGCCTCTGTTACACAATCTCCGCATCGTTGATTCTGTTAATTCTGTTGGCTATTGCCGCTGCCGTTGTTTACTTCGTTTACTGGCCGGAGAAGGTAAAGTACTCGGTCGATAATATTTCTGTTAGCGGTGTTAATTTGACGTCATCATCGCCGGTATCGCCGCAGTTAACCGTCGGAATTCGATTCGAAAACCCTAACGATAAGATAACGTTGTTTTATGCGGGAAAAGGAAGTTCCGTTAATGTTTATTACGACGATGTTCATTTATGTAACGGAGTATTACCAGCGTTTGAACAGAAAGCGAATAATGTGACGGTGATTCAAACGGCGTTGAAAGGGTCAGATATTGTTTTGTCGCGTGATGTACACGCGCGTTTGGTAAAGCAAGAGAAAGGACAGAATGTGCCGTTAAAGTTGAATGTGAAAGCGCCGGTTAAAGTTAAGATAGGTGCTGTGAAGAAGTGGGAGATAACGGTTTCTGTTAGTTGTGATATGATTGTTGACCGGTTAACACAAAAGTCAAAGATTATGTCTAAAAATTGTGATTATAGCGTAAAGCTGTGGTAA